The Filimonas lacunae genomic sequence CGAAGTAACCATGTTAAGCGGTTCTCCTTCTAAAGAAGCAGATGCTAAAAAACTGGGCGCACATCACTTCGCCTTAACATCCGACGAAGCCACCATGAAATCACTGGTAGGCCAGTTTGACTTTATCCTGAATACCGTTTCTGCACAACACAGCTACAGCACTTACCTGAACCTGTTAAAAACAAACGGTAGCATGATTATCGTAGGCATTCCTTCTAAACCAGCTGAAATACCAGCGTTTGATTTAGTAGGTGGCCGCAAAAGTATACTCGGCTCTATGATTGGTGGTATTGCCGAAACCCAGGAAATGCTGGATTTCTGTGCAGAGCACAACATTGTTTCCGATGTAGAAGTCATTGACATCAACTATATCAATGAAGCTTACGAGCGCGTATTAAAGAGTGATGTGAAATATCGTTTTGTCATTGACATCAACTCACTTAAAAAGTAAGCACAGGGCTTTCTATCGTACATGAAAAAAAGTTTATTATCGCTTAGTATAGGCGGGTTCGGCATAGGGATGACAGAGTTTGTGATGATGGGAATATTGCCGGACTTGTCCCGTACAATGGATATATCCATTCCCGTAGCGGGTCACCTGATATCGGCCTATGCTTTAGGCGTGGTATTGGGTGCACCACTGCTGGTGGGTATAGCCGGCAAGTACCCCCCCAAGAAAATACTGATGGGCCTGATGCTGCTGTTCACTTTGTTTAACGGCATTTCGGCACTGGCCCCTACTTACGAATTATTGTTTATTGCACGCCTTTTTTCCGGTCTGCCACACGGCGCCTTTTTTGGCGTAGGTGCGGTGGTAGCCAGCCGTTTGGCTGAGCCTGGTCGCGAAGCAAGGGCTATTTCTATTATGTTTGCCGGTTTAACACTGGCTAATATTATAGGCGTACCATTGGGCACCTGGATAGGCCACAACCTCGACTGGCGTTACACCTTTGTAATTATAGCAGGCGTAGGCATGCTGGCAGTATGGAGTGTGAAGATGTGGATGCCCGTGATACCAGCTCCCGAAAACAGCAGTTTGAAAAGTAACCTGCAGGTGTTTACCCGGTCAGAACCCTGGTTAATAGTGGGTATCACCGCTATTGGCACCGGTGGCTTGTTTGCCTGGTTCAGTTACATTTCCAAACTCATGACCGAAGTAGCCGGATTTTCAGAAAACAGTATCTCTTTTATTTTAGTACTGGCAGGTGCAGGCATGGCTGTAGGTAATGTAATAGGCGGTAAAATGGCCGATCGTTTTTCTGCCATCAATGCCACTGCCCTATTACTACTGGTGATGGTAGCCAGCCTGTTAACAGTATCTGCTATCAGCCAATACAAAGCAGCCGCTATTATTATGACCTTTGTTACAGGTGCTGTGGCATTTGCCATGGTAGCCCCCGTGCAAATGCTGATGATTAAAGCAGCTACCGGCGCCGAAATGCTGGCCGCTTCTGTAAGTCAGGCCAGTTTTAATATTGGCAATGCTATTGGTGCCTTCCTTGGCGGATTACCCATAGCAGCCGGTTTAGGTTACACTTCCCCTCAATGGGTAGGTGCGGCATTGGCTTTGGGTGGTTTCCTGTTTTGTATTCCTATGTTTGTTCTCCACAAAAAACAAAAGGATAGCAATCAGGTAGCTGTCAGTTAAATACAAACACCTTGAACAGTGATAAAAAGGCCGCAGGGAGCAATTCCTGTGGCCTTTTGCATATTAAAACAGCAAACCACAGCACAGGCCATTACGTAAATATTTAATGAAAACATTTGTATTATTCTCCTTGCTTGTAAGTAGTACCGGTATGCTACATTCCTTACTAAGCTGTTCAAAAGATGCTATTCCGGCAGCTAATACTGCCCCCTCCAATATAACCGCAGGCAGTAATAATATTTCCTACAAATCATGGCTGGCACTGGGCGACTCCTACACCATCGGACAATCGGTAGAAACGAATGAACGTTATCCGGCGCAAACAGCCAGCCAATTGTTATCAAAGGGTATTCATATCACACCCCAATATATCGCCACTACCGGATGGACTACAGCTAACCTGCTTTCCGCTATCCAAAGCCAGCAACCACAGGGCCCGTATAACATAGTAAGCTTATTAATAGGTGTGAACGATCAATATCAGCATATGGATACTGGTGGCTATCGTATCCGTTTTACCCAACTGCTACAGAAAAGTATACAACTGGCTGGTAATAAAGCTTCGCACGTATTTGTGTTAAGCATACCCGACTACAGTGTTACTCCATTTGCGCAAGGTAGCAACACCGCACAGATCAGTAAAGAGATAGATGCGTTTAATGCCATCAACAAACAGATAACGCTTGGCTATCATTGTCAGTATATTGATATTACGCCCTCTACCCGGGAAGCTGCCACCCAGCCTTCCCTGGTAGCATCAGACGGACTTCACCCTTCCGGAGCAGAATATAAAAAATGGGCCGGCCAACTAGCCCCCCTCCTGTCCAAAGCATTATAAATATTTTCTATACCATCCCCATTTGATAATATTACGGTAATATATAGCTACCATTTCCTGCTATATTTTTGCCATAATCTATTCAGTATCCCAAAAGCTTGTTTCCGTTGTACACTACACTGCACATAAAACAAGGCAGCTCCAAAGCATTTGAGTCTATATACAACCAGTATAAAGACAAGTTATATTTTTGGCTGTTGGGCAAAATGAAATCGGAATACTGGGCGCAGGAGCTGGTACAGCAAACCTTTGTAAAATGCTGGATAAGCCGCGAAAACCTGTCGGAAGATATTGAAATTGATATTCAGCTTTTTAGAATAGCCCGTTCCCTGATGATTGACCAGTTACGCAAGCTGGCCAACGAAAGAAAACTGGCCGTGAATGCGCCGGTTATCACCACAGAAGAGGCCGCTCTTCAACAATATCAGGCCAAAGAAACCCGCCAGGAAATAGATAAGGTTATTAATACCCTTCCCGAAGTGGGCCAGCAGGTGTTTCGCCTGAGCCGTGATTATGGCCTTACTTATAACGAAATAGCCAAAGAACTTTCTATCTCTCCCAAAACCGTAGAATACCATATTTCCCGTACTTTAAGCCAGTTGCGCAAAACCCTCGCTCCTGTTTTTGCCATTTTCTTCCGCTTCTAATGCACCCTGTATTACCAAATTGTTAACCACCAGGGTATTTTCTTTTTCAAACGAATAGTAGGCAGAACTTAGGTAAATGAACATATCACCGGAACTGGTAGCAAGGTTTTTAAGCAATAGCTGTAGCAAAGAAGAAGCAGATTTTTTGACTGCTTACTTTGATGCGCATCCAGAGGAGTTGGAAAAATACATGGGGGAAGCGGAATGGAGTCAGTTTGCGCCACAACAAACCCTGCCTGCCGAAACGGACAGGTATATATGGAAAGGCATAAAAGAAGATGCCGGCTTTACCGCTATACACAGAAGAATATTCCGCTACTCTGCAGCAGCTGCCGTATTATGCTTACTGGCAGGCGGTGCAGTATGGCTGAGTAAACAAAGTAACAACCAACAGCTGGCCCAAACACAAACAGCAAAAGACGGTTTACAAATCAATACCATTGTAAACAACACCACACATAATAAAGACTTTATTCTGGAAGACGGTTCAGAAGTTACCCTGGCCGCACACAGTACCTTACAGCACCCTAAACCCTTTATACAAAACCGTTCGGTTACATTAGAAGGGAAGGCTTTTTTTAACGTAGCCAAAAACGCAGTAAGCCCTTTTGCAGTAACAGCAGGCGGCTTAACCACTACCGCGCTGGGCACTTCCTTCTGGATAGAATCGTTTAACGGAAAAAGCAAAGTGAACATTAAGCTGGTTACCGGTAAAGTGGTGATTCAAAAAGATAAAGGCAATGCACAGGCATTTGCACCTGTATATCTTACACCAGGCGAAGAGCTGGTGTTTGACAAAGTAAACAACCAAAGCACGGTAAACAACAGCAGCAGCGAACGTACAGCTACAGCAACCGGTACAGCGCCTGCTAAAGCTAAAAAGACCGTTGACAATCTCAACTTTAATCAACGCCCGCTTTCGGAGGTATTGAAAGAACTGCAGGCGAAATATAATATAACCATACAGTTTGATGAAGCAGCATTGGCGAAGATGAAATTTTCAGGCTCTTATTCAGAGCAAGACGACATCGATGACATCTTACATACCATTGCTTTATTAAACGAGTTACACCTGGAAAAAACTACTACCGGTTACAGTATAAACCCATAATTATTCATTTATAACATCAGGTACAGAAGCCCTGTAAAACTGCCTTTACAAGCAGACAGGGAACCCTTTGCCTAAACTTTTTAAATATCACTCACAATGACAACAACAGGAAAACAGTCATTTTTACGACAGGCGTTATTTATATGCCTGCTGCTAATGCTGCAACTGAACGTTTTTGCCCAGTCAGGATCACTGAAAGGGCTTATCCGGAACGAAAAAGGCGACCCTATTGCATCTGCCAACGTTTCACTAACCAATGCTGCTACTAAGTTTAAACAAAGAGTTACTACCGATTCCACTGGTATGTTCCGTTTTGCGCAAGTGCCTGCCGGTAGTGGTTATACTATTGAAGTATCGCATATTGGTTATGCTACTCAAACTTTGCCTAACTACACTTTGAAGGAAGGCGAGCCTGTAGCTGTGTCGATTAAGATGAAAGAAAACAACGGCGCTTTAAATGAAATAGTAATTGTAGGTTACGGTAGCAGAAGCAAAAGTGAAATTACCGGCTCTATCACTTCTGTTAAAAGAGAAGATTTTAACCAGGGTGTATATAGCTCGCCTTTACAGTTATTACAAGGTAAAGTAGCCGGCTTAAACATTACTAAAAGCGGTAACCCAAACGAAAACCCTACTGTAGTGCTACGCGGCCCTTCCAGCTTTCGTCCGGGCAATGACGCCTACGAACCTTTTTATGTAATTGATGGTGTACCCGGTGCCAACATTAACACAATAGCTCCTGATGATATAGAAAGCATTGACGTTTTAAAAGACGCCTCTTCTACTTCTATCTATGGTGCCCGTGCAGCCAATGGTGTTATCATCATTACTTCCCGTAAAGTACGCAAAGGCCAGTCCCGACTTTCTTACAGCAGTTATATTGGCATTGAAAAAATTTCCCACACGTTAAAAATGGCCGATGCTAACCAATTGCGCAATTATGTAGAAAGCAATGGAGACAAGTTTGACGCAGTAAACAACGACAGCGTAAGCAATACCAACTGGCAGAAAGAAATTTCCCGTACCGGCTTATCACACAACCATAACGTTAGCTTTAACGGAAGCAACCAGCATTCCTCTTATGGTGTAAGTGTAAACTACCTGAACAACGAAGGCATTATTAAAGGATCTTCTATGAACCGTTTTGTAGTACGCGCTAATGTGGAGCACAGGGCTTTTAATGACCGTTTAAGACTAAGCCTGAACGTTACCAACAGCCGTACCAATGGCGATCTGATCCCTTCACAGGTATATAATAATATGATGACCTACCTGCCAACGGTAGCAGTAAAACAGGCCGACGGTAGCTATACAGAAGACCGCAGCAGAACGGTGGGCACCGGCGGCTATTACAACCCGGTAGCGCTAATTGCCAATAATACCATTCAAAATAAAATCAACCTCAGCATTATTAATGGTGTTATCAATGCCAACATATTGCCAGGTCTTGATTTCACTACCTCTATTGCATTCCAGAACCAGCAACAGGATACTAACCAGTATTATAACCGGTATTCAATGCTGGACCAGATTCATACCGGATTCGCTTCAAGATCTACTACCAGTTCTTCTAAAAAAATATGGGAATCTTACGCCACTTATAACACCAGCTTTAACAGGCATAACATTAAATTGTTAGGCGGTTATTCCTGGCAGGAAGACCGTGATGGAGATGGCTTTTACAACTCAAATTATAACTTTGCCTCAGACGATTACTTATGGTATAACCTGGGCCTGGGAACAGGTAACCTGGCTACCTATAGCAACACAGCCATGTCTGTATTACGCCTGATATCCTTCTATGGCAGAGCCGGATATGATTTCGATGGTAAGTATCTTTTCCAGGCAACCCTGCGTAGAGATGGTTCTTCTGCTTTTGGCACCAACCAGCAATGGGGCTATTTCCCTGCAGTTTCTGCCGGCTGGAATATTCACAGGGAAGATTTTATGCGGGATGTTCACTTTATCAACGCGCTTAAATTACGTGTAGGTTATGGTGTATCCGGTAACTCAAGCGGATTTAATGCCTTCACCGCTAAATCTTTATATGGCTCAGGCACCAGCTACTTCTATTATGGCGGCCAATGGATTAACAACCTTACTCAAATCCAAAGCCAGAACCCCGATTTAAAATGGGAGCGCACAGCAACCTATAACGCCGGTATAGATTTTAGCATTCTGAATAATAAAATTTCTGGTTCATTAGATGTATACCAGAAAGAAACATCTGACCTGATTGGAACTTATGCGGTACCTACCAGCATTTACCCTTCGGGTTATCTTACTGCCAACGTAGGCAAAATGAGGAACAGAGGTATTGAATTAGCATTGAATGCCACCCCTATAAAAAATGGCAAATTCAGCTGGACAACTTCTGTAACCCTTGCCCACAACGTTAACGTGATACAAGCTATCTCTAACGATCAATTACACCAGGCCCAGATTTACACGGCCAACAACGTAGCAGGACGTGGACAAACAGGCGCCAGCGGTTACCAGATTATTGTACCGGGTCAGGCACTGGGAACCTTTTATACGCTGCAATATGCCGGTAAAGACGCTAACGGACAATCTACCTTTTATGGTAACGATGGCACCGCTTCTAAAGACAGCACCCTCAACGGAAACTTTGCTGTGTATCAGCACGGATCGGCACAGCCTAAATTACTGTATGGCTGGAATAACACCTTTCGCTATGGCCATTTCGATTTAAATTTCTTCTTACGCGGAGTAATGGGTAACAAAATATTAAATGCCACCAGGGCAGATATGAACGCACCTATTTACGCGAAACTGACCAATGTATTGGCCAGCACTACTACAGAAGAAAATTATAAAGATGCCACTGCACACTTTATATCTGACCGTTATATTGAAAGTGGTTCTTTCTTAAGATTAGATAATGCCACATTAGGGTATACGTTCACAACACGTCAGAACTACAACCTGCGCTTATTTGTATCGGGCAACAACCTGTTCATTATCACTAAATACAAAGGCGTTGATCCGGAAGTAAACATGGCAGGACAAACACCAGGTATCGATTACCGTAATTTTTATCCTAAAACACGCTCTTTCCAGTTAGGAGTAAACGTAGTGTTTTAATCTGTAAAAATGTTGAACCATAAAAAAAATACAATGAATAAGAAATATATGTTCGTAACCGGTTTGGCCTTGTTTGCAGCAGGTGCCTGCACCAAACTGGATGTACCGTTACAATCGCAAACCACTGTCATTCCTAATACAGCAGAGGCATATGTGGCAGCAACAGGTTCTGTTTACCAGAAACTAAGCAGCTCTTCTTTTGGCGTGGATGTATGGAGGATGCAGGAACTTTCTACCGATGAAGCTATCATCCCTAACCGTAATGGTAGCTATTACGACAATGGAGCTTATATTAAATTACACAAACACACCTGGACTTCTTCAGATGTTGCAGCTGCCTGGACATGGGCATATAGCGCTATTTCAGAAGCCAATCGCATATTGAACGTATTGGAAGCGCAGGCAACCAGTGCACTTACCACCACTTCTATAGCCGAAGTACGTACTATGCGCGCCCTGTACTATTTCTACATGATGGATTTATATGGAAGCGTGCCTATCACCAAATTTGGAACTACTGAAAATCCCAAACAATCTACCCGCACAGAGGTATTTAACTTTATTGAAAGCGAGTTACTGAAGGCAGTTCCCGATCTGGCTTCTCCTGCTACTGTAACTATTCAATATTATGGTCGCCCCACCAAATGGGCAGCATACGCCTTGTTGCAAAAAATA encodes the following:
- a CDS encoding sigma-70 family RNA polymerase sigma factor codes for the protein MYTTLHIKQGSSKAFESIYNQYKDKLYFWLLGKMKSEYWAQELVQQTFVKCWISRENLSEDIEIDIQLFRIARSLMIDQLRKLANERKLAVNAPVITTEEAALQQYQAKETRQEIDKVINTLPEVGQQVFRLSRDYGLTYNEIAKELSISPKTVEYHISRTLSQLRKTLAPVFAIFFRF
- a CDS encoding MFS transporter, with amino-acid sequence MKKSLLSLSIGGFGIGMTEFVMMGILPDLSRTMDISIPVAGHLISAYALGVVLGAPLLVGIAGKYPPKKILMGLMLLFTLFNGISALAPTYELLFIARLFSGLPHGAFFGVGAVVASRLAEPGREARAISIMFAGLTLANIIGVPLGTWIGHNLDWRYTFVIIAGVGMLAVWSVKMWMPVIPAPENSSLKSNLQVFTRSEPWLIVGITAIGTGGLFAWFSYISKLMTEVAGFSENSISFILVLAGAGMAVGNVIGGKMADRFSAINATALLLLVMVASLLTVSAISQYKAAAIIMTFVTGAVAFAMVAPVQMLMIKAATGAEMLAASVSQASFNIGNAIGAFLGGLPIAAGLGYTSPQWVGAALALGGFLFCIPMFVLHKKQKDSNQVAVS
- a CDS encoding FecR family protein; amino-acid sequence: MNISPELVARFLSNSCSKEEADFLTAYFDAHPEELEKYMGEAEWSQFAPQQTLPAETDRYIWKGIKEDAGFTAIHRRIFRYSAAAAVLCLLAGGAVWLSKQSNNQQLAQTQTAKDGLQINTIVNNTTHNKDFILEDGSEVTLAAHSTLQHPKPFIQNRSVTLEGKAFFNVAKNAVSPFAVTAGGLTTTALGTSFWIESFNGKSKVNIKLVTGKVVIQKDKGNAQAFAPVYLTPGEELVFDKVNNQSTVNNSSSERTATATGTAPAKAKKTVDNLNFNQRPLSEVLKELQAKYNITIQFDEAALAKMKFSGSYSEQDDIDDILHTIALLNELHLEKTTTGYSINP
- a CDS encoding SusC/RagA family TonB-linked outer membrane protein, whose product is MTTTGKQSFLRQALFICLLLMLQLNVFAQSGSLKGLIRNEKGDPIASANVSLTNAATKFKQRVTTDSTGMFRFAQVPAGSGYTIEVSHIGYATQTLPNYTLKEGEPVAVSIKMKENNGALNEIVIVGYGSRSKSEITGSITSVKREDFNQGVYSSPLQLLQGKVAGLNITKSGNPNENPTVVLRGPSSFRPGNDAYEPFYVIDGVPGANINTIAPDDIESIDVLKDASSTSIYGARAANGVIIITSRKVRKGQSRLSYSSYIGIEKISHTLKMADANQLRNYVESNGDKFDAVNNDSVSNTNWQKEISRTGLSHNHNVSFNGSNQHSSYGVSVNYLNNEGIIKGSSMNRFVVRANVEHRAFNDRLRLSLNVTNSRTNGDLIPSQVYNNMMTYLPTVAVKQADGSYTEDRSRTVGTGGYYNPVALIANNTIQNKINLSIINGVINANILPGLDFTTSIAFQNQQQDTNQYYNRYSMLDQIHTGFASRSTTSSSKKIWESYATYNTSFNRHNIKLLGGYSWQEDRDGDGFYNSNYNFASDDYLWYNLGLGTGNLATYSNTAMSVLRLISFYGRAGYDFDGKYLFQATLRRDGSSAFGTNQQWGYFPAVSAGWNIHREDFMRDVHFINALKLRVGYGVSGNSSGFNAFTAKSLYGSGTSYFYYGGQWINNLTQIQSQNPDLKWERTATYNAGIDFSILNNKISGSLDVYQKETSDLIGTYAVPTSIYPSGYLTANVGKMRNRGIELALNATPIKNGKFSWTTSVTLAHNVNVIQAISNDQLHQAQIYTANNVAGRGQTGASGYQIIVPGQALGTFYTLQYAGKDANGQSTFYGNDGTASKDSTLNGNFAVYQHGSAQPKLLYGWNNTFRYGHFDLNFFLRGVMGNKILNATRADMNAPIYAKLTNVLASTTTEENYKDATAHFISDRYIESGSFLRLDNATLGYTFTTRQNYNLRLFVSGNNLFIITKYKGVDPEVNMAGQTPGIDYRNFYPKTRSFQLGVNVVF
- a CDS encoding SGNH/GDSL hydrolase family protein, translating into MLHSLLSCSKDAIPAANTAPSNITAGSNNISYKSWLALGDSYTIGQSVETNERYPAQTASQLLSKGIHITPQYIATTGWTTANLLSAIQSQQPQGPYNIVSLLIGVNDQYQHMDTGGYRIRFTQLLQKSIQLAGNKASHVFVLSIPDYSVTPFAQGSNTAQISKEIDAFNAINKQITLGYHCQYIDITPSTREAATQPSLVASDGLHPSGAEYKKWAGQLAPLLSKAL